The genomic region GTGCTGCCGCAACTCCAATTCTTCGGCGCATGAGGTAATCCGATTCCACAGAACTTGGTACCACAATGGCCTTTTTGAGTCCAAAACGTTGTTCGAGTGCCCTTTCCAGTTCGACAAAAGAAACCGAGGGACTGACCAGGCGAATTTCCACAATACCCTCTCGGCGTGCCGCCTCCAAAAGTCTCTGAATCCGAGAACGAGAGAAACCGGTACGCTGGGCAATTGCTTCCTGTGTTAATCCCTCTTCATAATAAAGGCAGGCGATTTCATAAAGGAGACGAAGCTCTTTCTCCCCGGTATGACCCAAGGTCTCCCTCCTTGAGTATTTGTTCAAAACAATTGTTTACACCATTGTAAAAAGCGTCCTTTCTTTTGTCAATACAGGGAGTGTTGGAAAAAATTTAACCGTTTTCCCCCGCAAAACAACGTTACACATTTTCTAACCGAGTTCACCAGAGAAAGACTCGATGATGGATACCGAAAACTACATCAGTGGTCTTAATGTGTTTCCCGCCGTCCATGAATAAACCCCGTCCCCCGGAAAAGAAGAAATAAGAAAATTGAAAGAAAACCCGTTAAAGAGGTACTCTTCAATCGAGTATAATGGTTCTGGGAAAAAAAGCAAAAGGGAGGAGTACACTCATGAGGGGGAAAGGTACTCGAGCACGGGTCATTTTCGGAGTCATTCTGGTGCTCCTCTTTATCGGCATCCAATACCTTAGCGGTAACCCCTACTTTTCCTGGTACTTTAACGCGCTCTACCAGGTGGAGTCAGCCAAGATCGAATCCACCCTTTCTGAGGCTGGGGAAATGGAAGTCCACGAAACCATTCACTACCGGATGCGCAAGCCCTTCCGGGGTGTATTTCGAGAAATACCCCCCTCCCGATATGCAATCATGAAGGATGTCACGATCTGGACTGAGGGCCTCAACGCGCAGGACGTGGAGTTCTCCTCCCTTCCCCAGGGTGGGTTTTCCGCCCGGGTTTGGCTAGTACCCCAAGGCAGCACCACACGTCTTGACCCGAGAACCCATCCCCGGGTGACCCTGCACGTCACGTATCGAGTCCGAAACGTGGTGGAAAGCGGGGTAGATGTGACCCAGATTTTTCGCCAGTTCTGGGGTGATTGGGATGCCCCAGTTGGACTTTTAGAGGGAGTGTTCGATTTTCCAGATCATGTACGCGTACACCATGTCTATACCCACCCGAAAATGTTCTCCCAAAAAACGGGAAACCGATACCTCTTTCAGATTTTCCGTCTTCCCCCACGGAGTATTGCTGAAGCGCGTTTTATCTTGGAACCACTTCCCAGTATGCTGTACGCAGTGGAAAACCCTACGCTATCTTTAGAAGAAGTACAAAGGGTAGAAACGGCGTACCAGAAAGAAATCCGAAACCAGGTTTTTCTCTGGACGGGGGTTTTGGGTTTCTTTGTCATGCTTTTCCTCATTATTTACCTTATTCTGGGTCGGGAGGTCCCGGTGGATTACCAACGCTTCTACGAGCAGGAGCCACCGTACCCGGATCCACCGGATCTCGTCAACGCCGTGGTGCGACACTTCGCTTCTCAAGTCGGAGATGAAGGCGTTGCTGCTGCCCTTCTTAATCTGTACCACCAGGGAGCGATCACCTTTGAGGAAGAAGGGAAAAGACCCCTCATCCGTCTTTTGGGAAAACCACCATCACACGAGCTTTCCCCTTCTGAGATGAAGCTTCTTACACTTTTGCAGCAATTCGCCACGAGTAACACCTTTTCTTTTGATACCCTCAGGGAAAGATTGGAAAATTCCGTCTCTGAAGCCCGTTCTTTCAATACCCTGTTTCAGGCTTATAAGAATGAAGTCTTAAAAGAACTGCGGCGACGGCGTTATCTTCAGAATACTGGTAATGTTCTGGCCAAAGTCCTAGCGGTCTTGATGATGCTTGTGAGTCTTGCGGTACTTCCGACA from Atribacterota bacterium harbors:
- a CDS encoding DUF2207 domain-containing protein — its product is MRGKGTRARVIFGVILVLLFIGIQYLSGNPYFSWYFNALYQVESAKIESTLSEAGEMEVHETIHYRMRKPFRGVFREIPPSRYAIMKDVTIWTEGLNAQDVEFSSLPQGGFSARVWLVPQGSTTRLDPRTHPRVTLHVTYRVRNVVESGVDVTQIFRQFWGDWDAPVGLLEGVFDFPDHVRVHHVYTHPKMFSQKTGNRYLFQIFRLPPRSIAEARFILEPLPSMLYAVENPTLSLEEVQRVETAYQKEIRNQVFLWTGVLGFFVMLFLIIYLILGREVPVDYQRFYEQEPPYPDPPDLVNAVVRHFASQVGDEGVAAALLNLYHQGAITFEEEGKRPLIRLLGKPPSHELSPSEMKLLTLLQQFATSNTFSFDTLRERLENSVSEARSFNTLFQAYKNEVLKELRRRRYLQNTGNVLAKVLAVLMMLVSLAVLPTQKPETAHLLSLWTILAGTFFFGSGVILMVRKDAFGRWNKEGRMYFLRWQSFARFLSDYSLLSERPPQSVIIWEKYLIYATALGIAQEVMKNLEKLVPREVFERESPHPFFYHPGTYLFGSELHRLHVTAISTITQSQARSYSKGGFGSGGFSGGAGGFGGGSGGGRGGAF
- a CDS encoding sigma factor-like helix-turn-helix DNA-binding protein, with protein sequence MGHTGEKELRLLYEIACLYYEEGLTQEAIAQRTGFSRSRIQRLLEAARREGIVEIRLVSPSVSFVELERALEQRFGLKKAIVVPSSVESDYLMRRRIGVAAA